A genomic segment from Nicotiana sylvestris chromosome 1, ASM39365v2, whole genome shotgun sequence encodes:
- the LOC138876679 gene encoding uncharacterized mitochondrial protein AtMg00810-like — MNDKFVLILVYVDDLLITRNDLEEIQRAESTLHQNFKLKDLGDLRYFLGIEFARSTEGIFMSQRKYVLDMISDVGLAGSRPKETPMEQNLKLTSTEFNECLKTCDNDETLEDTGRFQRLIGKLLYLTITRPDIAYAFQCLSQFMHSPKKSHYEAALHVVRCIKNQPGLGLLMSSKSEQKIEAYCDSNWASCPMSRKSVTGYCIKLGSSLISWKAKK; from the coding sequence ATGAATGACAAATTTGTGCTGATACTTGTATATGTAGATGACTTGCTTATTACAAGGAATGATTTGGAAGAAATTCAGAGAGCAGAATCTACACTGCAccaaaattttaagttgaaagatCTGGGAGACTTAAGATATTTCTTGGGGATAGAATTTGCTAGATCAACTGAGGGTATTTTTATGTCCCAAAGGAAATATGTTTTAGATATGATTTCAGATGTAGGATTGGCAGGTTCAAGGCCAAAAGAGACACCCATGGAGCAAAACCTCAAACTGACAAGTACTGAGTTTAATGAATGTCTGAAGACTTGTGACAATGATGAAACTTTAGAGGATACGGGGAGATTTCAGAGACTGATTGGCAAGCTATTGTACCTGACAATAACAAGGCCAGACATTGCATATGCATTTCAATGTCTAAGCCAATTTATGCATTCACCTAAGAAGTCACATTATGAAGCAGCACTACATGTGGTTAGATGCATAAAGAATCAGCCGGGACTTGGGTTGCTAATGTCAAGCAAAAGTGAGCAAAAAATAGAAGCATATTGTGACTCGAATTGGGCTTCTTGTCCCATGTCCAGAAAGTCAGTCACTGGGTACTGCATCAAGCTCGGGAGTTCACTCATTTCGTGGAAAGCAAAGAAATAG